In Sulfitobacter sp. OXR-159, one DNA window encodes the following:
- a CDS encoding Fic family protein: MSDELRIRHSEAESASLISGSVEKAEKEAANALLQADRVRDYILESIDRGGRFRLRPSMLLDLNRCAIEGLDAYAGSWRPGGVIINESKHTPPEGHLVAELVEDLCDYVNDNWETASGIHLASVVMWRLNWIHPFTEGNGRTSRATSYLVLCAKEQFLLPGGYSIPEQIVENRQPYYEALEDGDSRFEENGGQLNEEVVPKMEYLLAGMLAKQLTIRHQNATS; this comes from the coding sequence ATGAGTGATGAACTTCGCATTCGGCATAGCGAGGCGGAATCCGCCTCGCTGATCTCGGGTTCGGTCGAAAAGGCTGAGAAAGAAGCAGCCAATGCTCTTCTTCAAGCTGATCGAGTGAGAGACTATATTCTGGAAAGCATTGATCGGGGCGGAAGGTTCAGGCTCAGGCCTTCAATGCTGCTTGATCTGAATCGTTGTGCGATTGAAGGGCTGGACGCTTATGCTGGCAGTTGGCGCCCTGGTGGGGTGATAATCAACGAAAGCAAGCATACCCCGCCGGAGGGCCACTTAGTCGCCGAGTTAGTCGAAGATCTTTGTGACTATGTTAACGACAATTGGGAAACAGCTTCAGGGATCCATCTGGCATCAGTTGTTATGTGGCGATTGAACTGGATACACCCCTTTACAGAAGGCAATGGTAGAACCTCCCGTGCCACCTCATACCTCGTACTGTGCGCGAAGGAACAATTCTTGCTCCCCGGTGGATACTCTATCCCTGAACAAATAGTTGAGAACCGTCAACCTTACTACGAAGCTCTCGAAGATGGAGACAGCCGGTTCGAAGAAAATGGCGGGCAATTGAATGAAGAAGTTGTACCAAAGATGGAATACTTGCTGGCAGGTATGTTAGCAAAACAACTTACTATCAGACATCAAAACGCGACATCTTGA
- a CDS encoding 3-hydroxyacyl-CoA dehydrogenase NAD-binding domain-containing protein → MTDKIAYSRHDDIVVLRIENPPVNALSQAVRQGLSDGMDRAEAEDGVRAVMIVGEGRAFIAGADITEFGKPPMEPHLPSLCNRIEASPLLVVASMHGVSLGGGLEVALSAHYRIAQPSARVGLPEVHLGLIPGAGGTQRLPRLIGVEPALDAITTGRHIKAPQALEMGIVDRVEEGDPQEVGLAYVRELLDSGAERRPICEMPAPAPIDWDAAYEATLKKGRGQISPAEAVRAVQAGVEKPFEEGMKAERRIFSELMNTDQRQGMIHAFFSERAVSNLPELKGVEPRELKAIGVIGGGTMGAGIATAALLSGFSVVLIEMKDEAAKAAHERISGNLQGALKRGKIDQGKFDHLTGDALTVSTEYASLSDVDLVVEAVFEDMDVKKQVFGRLDAVCKPGCVLASNTSYLDVNEIAASTKRPEDVIGLHFFSPAHVMKLLEVVVADKTAKDVVATGFALGKALGKISVRAGVCDGFIGNRILATYRTAADHMVLDGASPYKIDAALEKFGFAMGPFAVADLAGLDIGWATRKRKAATRHPEERVPTYIDRLCEQGHFGQKTGQGYYIYEKGKRGGTPNPEITRLIEEEQKERGIAPREFTDAEIVRRYMCAMVNEAAKVLEEGIAKRPLDIDMTLLFGYGFPRYWGGPMKWADIQGLPNVLAAIEGFADKDPWFWKPAPLLVELVKTNRTFDDLNKEAAK, encoded by the coding sequence ATGACCGACAAGATTGCCTATTCCCGCCATGACGACATCGTCGTGCTGCGCATCGAAAACCCGCCCGTCAACGCGCTGAGCCAAGCCGTGCGGCAGGGGCTTTCCGACGGCATGGACCGCGCTGAGGCCGAAGACGGCGTGCGGGCCGTGATGATCGTGGGCGAGGGCCGCGCCTTTATCGCGGGCGCCGACATCACCGAGTTCGGCAAGCCGCCGATGGAGCCGCATCTGCCCAGCCTCTGCAACCGGATCGAAGCCTCGCCGCTTCTGGTCGTGGCCTCCATGCATGGCGTCAGCCTTGGTGGCGGTCTCGAAGTCGCGCTCTCGGCGCATTACCGCATCGCCCAGCCCTCGGCCCGCGTCGGTCTGCCCGAAGTGCACCTCGGCCTGATCCCCGGCGCAGGCGGGACACAACGCCTGCCGCGCCTCATTGGCGTTGAACCCGCGCTGGATGCCATCACCACGGGCCGCCACATCAAGGCACCGCAGGCGCTTGAGATGGGCATCGTCGACCGCGTGGAGGAGGGCGATCCGCAGGAGGTTGGTCTCGCTTACGTTCGCGAGCTGCTCGACAGCGGCGCCGAACGCCGCCCGATCTGCGAGATGCCCGCGCCTGCGCCGATCGACTGGGATGCCGCCTATGAAGCGACGCTGAAGAAAGGCCGCGGCCAGATTTCCCCCGCTGAGGCTGTCCGCGCCGTGCAGGCGGGTGTCGAGAAACCCTTCGAAGAGGGCATGAAAGCCGAGCGTCGCATCTTCTCGGAACTGATGAACACCGACCAGCGGCAGGGCATGATCCACGCCTTCTTCTCCGAACGCGCGGTCAGCAACCTGCCCGAGCTGAAAGGCGTCGAGCCGCGCGAACTGAAAGCCATTGGCGTGATCGGCGGCGGCACCATGGGGGCAGGGATCGCTACCGCAGCGCTGCTGTCCGGCTTCTCGGTCGTGCTGATCGAGATGAAGGACGAGGCCGCCAAGGCCGCGCATGAGCGTATCTCCGGCAACCTCCAAGGCGCGCTGAAACGTGGCAAAATCGATCAGGGGAAATTCGATCACCTGACCGGCGACGCCCTCACCGTTTCCACCGAGTACGCCAGCCTGTCGGACGTCGATCTGGTGGTCGAAGCGGTGTTCGAGGATATGGACGTCAAAAAGCAGGTCTTCGGCAGACTCGACGCGGTCTGCAAACCGGGCTGCGTGCTGGCCTCCAACACCTCCTATCTCGACGTGAACGAGATCGCCGCCAGCACCAAGCGCCCCGAGGACGTGATCGGGCTGCACTTCTTCTCGCCCGCCCATGTGATGAAACTGCTTGAGGTCGTTGTCGCCGACAAGACCGCGAAAGATGTGGTCGCCACGGGCTTTGCCTTGGGCAAGGCGCTCGGCAAGATCAGCGTGCGCGCGGGCGTCTGCGATGGCTTCATTGGCAACCGCATCCTCGCCACCTACCGCACCGCGGCGGACCACATGGTGCTGGACGGCGCAAGCCCCTACAAGATCGACGCGGCGCTTGAGAAGTTCGGCTTCGCCATGGGCCCCTTCGCGGTGGCCGATCTGGCCGGGCTCGACATCGGCTGGGCCACACGCAAGCGCAAGGCCGCCACGCGCCACCCCGAGGAGCGGGTGCCGACCTATATCGACCGGCTCTGCGAGCAGGGCCACTTCGGCCAGAAGACCGGCCAAGGCTACTACATCTACGAAAAGGGCAAACGCGGCGGCACGCCGAACCCGGAAATCACCCGCCTGATCGAGGAAGAGCAGAAGGAGCGCGGCATCGCCCCGCGCGAGTTCACCGATGCAGAGATCGTGCGCCGCTACATGTGCGCCATGGTCAACGAGGCCGCCAAGGTGCTGGAAGAGGGCATCGCGAAACGCCCGCTCGACATCGATATGACGCTGCTCTTTGGCTACGGCTTCCCGCGCTATTGGGGTGGCCCGATGAAATGGGCCGACATTCAGGGCCTGCCCAACGTCCTCGCCGCGATCGAAGGCTTTGCCGATAAAGACCCTTGGTTCTGGAAACCAGCGCCGCTGCTGGTCGAACTGGTCAAGACCAACCGCACTTTTGATGATCTGAACAAGGAAGCTGCCAAATGA
- a CDS encoding acetyl-CoA C-acyltransferase: MKQAVIVSAVRTGLAKSFRGSFNMTHGATMGGHVVAEAVKRSGVDPSAIEDVMIGCGYPEGATGSNIARQIALRAGLPVTASGVTVNRFCSSGLQTVAMAANAICQEGAGPMVAGGVESISLIQPDVKSVKEAWLKEHKPEVYMAMIDTADIVAKRYNISREDQDAYGLRSQQLIAAAQEAGLFDDEIVPMQTTMGVQDKETKEISTREVTVDHDECNRPGTTLEGLAGLTPVRGEGAFITAGNASQLSDGAAALVLMDSKEAEQQGLQAMGAFKGFAVAGCEPDEMGIGPVFAVPRLLERHGLTVDDIDIWELNEAFASQALYCRDKLGIDPDKCNVNGGSIAIGHPFGMTGARMTGHILREGHRRGAKLGVVTMCIGGGMGAAGLFEIY, encoded by the coding sequence ATGAAACAGGCTGTCATCGTCTCTGCCGTCCGTACCGGGCTGGCCAAATCCTTCCGCGGGTCATTCAACATGACCCACGGTGCCACCATGGGCGGCCATGTCGTCGCCGAGGCCGTCAAACGCTCGGGCGTTGATCCTTCGGCCATCGAAGACGTAATGATCGGCTGCGGCTACCCCGAAGGGGCCACCGGCTCGAACATCGCGCGCCAGATCGCCCTGCGCGCGGGCCTGCCGGTCACCGCCTCAGGCGTGACCGTGAACCGCTTCTGTTCTTCCGGTCTGCAGACCGTCGCCATGGCCGCCAACGCAATCTGCCAAGAGGGCGCAGGCCCGATGGTTGCAGGCGGGGTCGAGAGCATTTCGCTGATCCAGCCGGATGTGAAATCGGTGAAAGAGGCTTGGCTCAAGGAGCATAAGCCCGAGGTCTATATGGCGATGATCGACACCGCCGATATCGTCGCGAAACGCTACAATATCAGCCGCGAGGATCAGGACGCCTATGGCCTGCGCAGCCAGCAGTTGATTGCCGCAGCGCAGGAGGCCGGTCTTTTTGATGACGAAATCGTCCCGATGCAGACCACCATGGGCGTGCAGGACAAGGAAACCAAGGAGATCTCCACCCGCGAGGTCACAGTGGACCACGACGAATGCAACCGGCCCGGCACCACGCTCGAAGGGCTTGCGGGCCTGACGCCCGTGCGCGGCGAGGGGGCCTTCATCACCGCGGGCAACGCCAGCCAACTGTCGGATGGCGCTGCAGCCCTCGTGCTGATGGACAGCAAAGAGGCCGAGCAGCAGGGCCTGCAAGCCATGGGCGCGTTCAAAGGCTTCGCCGTCGCCGGCTGCGAGCCTGACGAAATGGGCATCGGCCCGGTCTTTGCAGTGCCACGTCTGCTGGAACGCCACGGGCTGACTGTCGATGACATCGACATATGGGAGTTGAACGAAGCCTTCGCGAGCCAAGCGCTCTACTGCCGCGATAAACTCGGCATCGACCCCGATAAATGCAACGTGAATGGCGGCTCGATCGCTATCGGCCACCCCTTCGGCATGACCGGGGCGCGGATGACCGGCCATATCCTGCGCGAAGGCCACCGCCGCGGCGCGAAACTCGGCGTGGTGACGATGTGCATCGGCGGCGGCATGGGGGCGGCTGGCCTCTTCGAAATCTACTAA
- a CDS encoding MBL fold metallo-hydrolase codes for MSQTRRHFLATSAAAAGIVTLLPFAARAAAHSGDTFDTSAGPITVHPVDHASIVLETPAGVIYVDPVGEPAQYSDFPAADLILITHEHGDHYNADTLAALAGDEVQIITNPAVFDMLPEALAAKASKIANGESTEFNGLPIDAIPAYNITEERKKFHPEGRDNGYILGFDGFRVYISGDTEDTAEMRGLTDISLAFVCMNLPFTMDSNAAASAVAEFKPTYVYPYHFRGKDGGTQDPEEFAKRVGTDVEVKFGDWY; via the coding sequence ATGTCCCAGACCCGCCGCCATTTCCTTGCCACCTCCGCCGCCGCCGCTGGCATCGTAACCCTGCTGCCCTTCGCCGCCCGTGCCGCCGCGCATAGCGGTGACACATTCGACACTAGCGCAGGGCCGATCACGGTGCATCCCGTCGACCACGCCTCTATCGTGCTAGAGACACCAGCGGGGGTGATCTATGTCGATCCAGTGGGCGAGCCCGCGCAATACAGCGACTTCCCCGCCGCCGATCTGATCCTCATCACCCATGAGCATGGCGACCACTACAACGCCGATACGCTGGCCGCGCTGGCCGGGGATGAGGTGCAGATCATCACCAACCCCGCCGTCTTTGACATGCTGCCCGAGGCGCTTGCCGCGAAGGCCAGCAAGATCGCCAATGGCGAAAGCACCGAGTTTAACGGCCTGCCGATCGACGCGATCCCGGCCTATAACATCACCGAAGAGCGCAAGAAGTTTCACCCCGAGGGGCGCGACAACGGCTATATCCTCGGCTTCGACGGCTTCCGCGTCTATATTTCGGGCGACACCGAAGACACCGCCGAGATGCGCGGGCTGACCGATATCTCGCTGGCATTCGTGTGCATGAATCTGCCGTTCACTATGGATTCAAACGCTGCCGCCTCTGCCGTGGCTGAGTTCAAACCGACTTACGTCTACCCCTATCACTTCCGGGGCAAAGATGGCGGCACGCAAGACCCCGAAGAGTTCGCCAAACGGGTCGGCACCGATGTCGAAGTCAAATTCGGCGACTGGTATTAA
- a CDS encoding TRAP transporter large permease — protein sequence MDASTIGMIAFAAVLILLALRVPIAFTLAAVATVATFFIFAFRTGTFMPERAIKATTSMVFSNSFDLIHSYDLSMIPLFVALGHIAYRADITTKIYHAAKVWLTRLPGGVAMASVMGCGGFSAITGSSIACASTMGKICTPEMLRMGYDPRLATASVAAGGTLGSLIPPSVLFIIYGIFTETSISSLFLAGVLPGLLTLAGFVLVIAVWVWRDPAVAPSTDQRYSARERWQAALDSWPAILLFVLIIGGIYGGIFTATEAAAVCVVSATLIGFVQRKLDWAGLWAAVKETCVQTSAIFLIAASAKIFVAFVALTGVAGTIVGFVSDAQMSLVVLMLCIALIYLLLGMFLDPIGIMVLTLPLMIPLVESYDLNLIWFGVVVIKLLEIGLITPPVGLNVFVIANVVGREAPIDKIFAGITRFLSVDFIVLILIMSFPMISLLIPMAAR from the coding sequence ATGGATGCCTCAACCATCGGTATGATCGCCTTCGCGGCGGTTCTGATCCTGCTCGCCCTGCGCGTGCCGATTGCCTTCACGCTGGCGGCAGTGGCAACCGTCGCTACCTTCTTTATCTTCGCCTTCCGCACCGGGACCTTCATGCCCGAACGTGCGATCAAGGCGACGACTTCGATGGTGTTTTCCAACTCCTTCGACCTCATTCACTCTTACGACCTGTCGATGATCCCGCTTTTCGTGGCGCTCGGACATATCGCGTATCGCGCGGATATTACGACGAAAATCTACCATGCGGCCAAGGTCTGGCTGACCCGCCTGCCGGGTGGGGTGGCCATGGCCTCCGTCATGGGCTGCGGGGGCTTTTCCGCGATCACCGGCTCATCCATCGCCTGCGCCTCGACCATGGGTAAGATCTGCACGCCCGAGATGCTGCGCATGGGCTATGACCCGCGTCTGGCCACAGCTTCGGTCGCGGCGGGGGGCACATTGGGCTCGCTCATTCCCCCGTCGGTTCTGTTCATCATCTACGGCATTTTCACCGAGACTTCGATCTCGTCGCTATTCCTCGCGGGTGTTCTGCCGGGGCTGCTGACGTTGGCGGGCTTTGTGCTGGTCATCGCCGTCTGGGTCTGGCGCGATCCGGCGGTAGCACCCTCGACCGACCAACGCTACAGTGCGCGTGAGCGTTGGCAGGCGGCCCTTGATAGCTGGCCCGCGATCCTGCTTTTCGTGCTGATCATTGGCGGCATCTACGGCGGCATCTTCACCGCGACCGAGGCCGCCGCCGTCTGCGTCGTCTCCGCCACGCTGATCGGTTTCGTGCAGCGCAAGCTGGATTGGGCTGGCCTCTGGGCCGCGGTCAAGGAGACCTGCGTGCAGACCTCCGCGATCTTCCTCATCGCCGCCAGTGCCAAGATCTTTGTAGCCTTCGTCGCGCTGACAGGGGTCGCGGGCACCATCGTCGGGTTCGTATCGGATGCGCAGATGTCGCTGGTTGTGCTGATGCTCTGCATTGCGCTGATCTATCTGCTCTTGGGCATGTTCCTTGATCCCATCGGTATCATGGTGCTGACGCTGCCGCTGATGATCCCGCTGGTGGAGAGCTATGACCTTAACCTCATCTGGTTCGGCGTCGTGGTCATCAAACTGCTGGAGATTGGCCTCATCACACCGCCCGTGGGCCTCAACGTCTTTGTCATCGCCAATGTGGTGGGCCGCGAAGCGCCGATTGACAAGATCTTTGCGGGCATCACACGGTTCCTCAGCGTCGACTTCATCGTGCTGATCCTCATCATGTCCTTCCCGATGATCTCGCTTTTGATCCCGATGGCGGCAAGATGA
- a CDS encoding acyl-CoA dehydrogenase family protein: MDLSYTDEERAFREEVRQFLTEKLPSELSEKVRRGQELSKDDHECWHAILNDQGWLATNWPKEFGGAAWNAVQRHIFEEEAAAHHAPRIVPFGLSMLAPVLQKFGSKEQQDYWLPRILSGEDWWCQGYSEPGAGSDLASLKTTAVKDGDHYIVNGQKTWTTLGQHANMIFCLVRTDKDVKQQEGISFLLIDMETPGITVRPIILLDGGAEVNEVFFDNVKVPAENLVGEENKGWTYAKYLLTHERTNIAGVGFSQAGLQAVKRIAESEMAGGRPLIENPHFAARVAQAEIDLMAMATTNLRIISKAAAGQAPGVESSMLKVKGTIIRQEINDLARRAAGVYAMPFASEAVAGSNDALPDPNEAGPVAAQYFNNRKLSIFGGSNEIQRQIIAKTTLGGAK; this comes from the coding sequence ATGGACCTGAGCTATACAGACGAAGAACGCGCCTTCCGCGAGGAGGTGCGCCAATTCCTCACCGAGAAACTGCCAAGCGAGCTTTCCGAAAAGGTGCGCCGTGGGCAGGAGCTTTCGAAGGATGATCACGAATGCTGGCACGCCATCCTGAACGATCAAGGCTGGCTGGCCACCAACTGGCCCAAGGAGTTCGGCGGGGCGGCGTGGAACGCCGTGCAGCGCCATATTTTCGAGGAAGAGGCCGCTGCCCATCACGCGCCGCGCATCGTGCCTTTTGGCCTGTCGATGCTGGCCCCCGTGCTGCAAAAGTTCGGCTCGAAAGAGCAGCAGGACTACTGGCTGCCGCGCATTCTCTCGGGCGAAGACTGGTGGTGTCAGGGTTATTCCGAGCCGGGCGCGGGGTCGGACCTCGCCTCGCTAAAAACCACGGCGGTCAAGGACGGCGACCACTACATCGTCAACGGCCAGAAGACATGGACCACACTTGGTCAGCACGCCAACATGATCTTCTGCCTCGTGCGCACCGACAAGGACGTGAAGCAGCAAGAGGGCATCTCTTTCCTGCTGATCGACATGGAGACGCCGGGCATCACCGTGCGCCCGATCATCCTGCTGGATGGCGGCGCCGAGGTGAACGAGGTATTCTTTGACAATGTCAAAGTGCCCGCCGAGAACCTCGTCGGTGAAGAGAACAAGGGCTGGACCTACGCCAAGTACCTGCTGACCCATGAGCGCACCAACATTGCCGGTGTGGGCTTCTCCCAAGCCGGTCTTCAGGCCGTGAAACGCATCGCGGAATCCGAAATGGCCGGGGGCCGCCCGCTGATCGAGAACCCGCATTTCGCCGCGCGTGTGGCACAGGCAGAGATTGATCTGATGGCCATGGCGACGACCAACCTGCGCATCATCTCCAAGGCCGCCGCAGGGCAGGCACCGGGGGTGGAAAGCTCCATGCTTAAGGTCAAAGGCACGATCATTCGGCAAGAGATCAATGATTTGGCGCGCCGTGCGGCTGGCGTCTATGCGATGCCCTTTGCCTCGGAAGCGGTAGCGGGCAGCAACGATGCGCTGCCTGACCCGAATGAGGCCGGCCCGGTGGCCGCGCAGTATTTCAACAACCGTAAGCTGTCGATCTTTGGCGGTTCTAACGAAATCCAGCGGCAGATCATCGCCAAGACAACGCTGGGAGGTGCAAAATGA
- a CDS encoding TRAP transporter small permease — translation MLVNLEKILLGLGALAVIALGVLITSNVIARALFASQVPDSVTMVRELMVAAILLPLAAATAARAHVSVAFVTDRFPDRARSVLIVAGSAIGMLALAPLIYSGGREFFAVVEKGSFFYGDLNLPKWPGRLLFLIGMIATFLRLAELTWRDGRTVLAGGVVSDEQQHAADLLAEKDVL, via the coding sequence ATGTTGGTAAATCTGGAGAAAATCCTGTTGGGATTGGGCGCTTTGGCGGTGATCGCCTTGGGGGTGTTGATCACCTCCAATGTGATCGCCCGCGCGCTCTTTGCTAGTCAGGTGCCCGATAGCGTGACCATGGTGCGAGAGCTCATGGTCGCCGCCATCCTGCTGCCCCTCGCCGCCGCCACCGCTGCCCGCGCGCATGTCTCGGTTGCCTTTGTGACCGACCGATTTCCCGACCGCGCGCGTTCGGTGCTGATCGTGGCGGGCTCTGCCATCGGGATGCTGGCGCTGGCGCCGCTAATCTATTCCGGCGGTCGCGAGTTCTTTGCCGTGGTCGAAAAGGGCAGCTTTTTCTACGGAGACCTCAATCTGCCGAAATGGCCCGGGCGGCTTTTGTTCCTGATCGGGATGATCGCGACCTTCCTGCGGCTGGCCGAACTAACGTGGCGCGATGGGCGCACCGTGCTGGCAGGCGGCGTGGTCTCTGACGAACAACAACATGCGGCCGACCTTCTGGCCGAGAAGGACGTGCTGTAA
- a CDS encoding 3-keto-5-aminohexanoate cleavage protein, translated as MTTTPCILCVAITGSVPTKAANPAVPISIAEQVESTHAAFEAGASICHAHVRNDDETPSSDPEKFARLMEGVQNHCPGMIIQFSTGGRSGAGRERGGMLSLRPDMASLSVGSNNFPTRVYENPPELVDWLASEMKTHAVKPEIEAFDLSHIHKAAEMNRDGRIPGQLYVQFVMGVKNAMPVDRETFDFYIQTLNRLAPDAQWCAAGIGPNQIVLNEWAIAAGGHTRAGLEDNVRLDRDTLAPSNAALILRAADLCAKYDRPIATPAQAREILGLRPA; from the coding sequence ATGACCACCACCCCCTGCATCCTCTGCGTCGCCATCACCGGCTCCGTTCCCACCAAAGCCGCCAACCCCGCCGTGCCGATCTCGATCGCCGAGCAGGTCGAGTCGACCCACGCAGCCTTCGAAGCCGGGGCCTCCATTTGCCACGCCCATGTGCGCAACGACGATGAAACCCCATCCTCCGACCCCGAGAAATTCGCGCGGCTGATGGAAGGCGTGCAAAATCACTGCCCTGGCATGATCATCCAGTTCTCCACCGGCGGGCGCTCGGGCGCGGGGCGGGAGCGGGGTGGGATGCTCTCGCTCCGGCCCGACATGGCCTCGCTGTCGGTCGGGTCCAACAATTTCCCGACGCGGGTTTATGAGAACCCGCCGGAACTGGTCGATTGGCTGGCCTCGGAAATGAAAACCCACGCGGTCAAACCCGAGATCGAGGCCTTTGACCTCAGCCACATCCACAAAGCCGCCGAAATGAACCGCGACGGTCGCATTCCCGGCCAGCTTTATGTGCAATTCGTCATGGGCGTGAAAAACGCCATGCCGGTGGACCGTGAGACCTTTGATTTCTACATCCAGACGCTCAACCGCCTCGCGCCCGATGCGCAGTGGTGTGCCGCCGGGATCGGGCCGAACCAGATTGTGTTGAACGAATGGGCCATCGCCGCGGGCGGCCATACCCGCGCGGGGTTGGAGGATAACGTGCGGCTGGACCGCGATACGCTGGCGCCCTCCAACGCCGCGCTGATCCTGCGGGCGGCTGATTTATGTGCGAAATACGACCGCCCTATCGCCACGCCTGCACAAGCGCGTGAGATTCTGGGTCTGCGCCCGGCATAG
- a CDS encoding IclR family transcriptional regulator — translation MNKAASDTVTDRKFANTLARGLGILRAFRASDSGLSHAQIAERTGLPKPTVSRLTYTLCELGYLAHGGRNDKFRLGPAAIALGSVASVAVSFVDMASDAMQQLADETRTLALIAVRDGDRMMLVRTWRPHTASTIWLEPGHRIPVYGSSSGLATLASLNEDRFDALDPDERLRNFRREGYEQLLAQGFVLAPPETRYARSINAVSVPYYAGEFGEPVAFTCGALPGDLPDSRILSQVGPALRDVVSGIEQRTGRAPALSRRG, via the coding sequence ATGAACAAGGCGGCGTCTGATACCGTCACGGACCGTAAGTTCGCCAATACGCTGGCGCGGGGTCTTGGCATTTTGCGCGCGTTCCGCGCCAGCGACAGCGGGCTGAGCCACGCGCAGATCGCCGAGCGGACGGGCCTGCCGAAACCGACCGTTTCGCGGCTGACCTATACGCTATGCGAGTTGGGCTATCTGGCGCATGGCGGGCGGAACGATAAATTCCGGCTGGGGCCGGCGGCGATTGCGCTCGGCTCGGTCGCCTCTGTCGCGGTCAGTTTCGTCGATATGGCGTCAGATGCGATGCAGCAATTGGCCGACGAGACCCGCACGCTGGCGCTGATCGCGGTGAGGGATGGCGACCGGATGATGCTGGTGCGCACTTGGCGTCCGCATACCGCCTCGACCATCTGGTTGGAGCCAGGCCATCGCATCCCGGTCTATGGTTCGTCCTCGGGCCTCGCCACGCTGGCCAGTCTGAACGAAGACCGGTTTGACGCGCTCGACCCGGATGAGCGGCTGCGCAATTTCCGCCGCGAGGGGTATGAGCAATTGCTGGCGCAGGGTTTTGTCCTCGCCCCGCCTGAAACCCGCTATGCCCGCAGTATCAACGCTGTGAGCGTGCCTTATTACGCAGGGGAATTCGGCGAGCCTGTGGCCTTCACCTGCGGCGCTTTGCCGGGCGACTTGCCCGACAGCCGCATTCTGTCACAAGTGGGACCAGCGCTGCGCGACGTGGTCAGCGGCATCGAACAACGCACCGGACGGGCACCGGCCCTGTCCCGGCGCGGATAG
- a CDS encoding C4-dicarboxylate TRAP transporter substrate-binding protein, with translation MTIFKNLSCAAALALAGGAVSAETVLIHGEAGPNRGARADALQWFADQVAERSDGDMRFDIQWGGALFKANAAVQSIADGVADTGSVIAVYYPQEMAGYGIADLPVNNPDAWVGMRATDELMRSSQAIQDDLADKNLVYIGTWTTSQVNIGCKGGAIKSVADISGKKVRGVGAYGKVFGEQGANMVNMSIYDAYQGLDTGLIDCSQGYSYAVAALKQAEVMDSYTILDWGQVGGLGIFMNKDMHDSLTPEQQETLASVGSDMADEFGRMITEANDNAIASMKEQGVEVITLPGEDRTQLVEAGKKFLDEWVQTASSAGLPGDELLEEYKGLIAKYTEQRDADGYPWEAKSN, from the coding sequence ATGACAATCTTTAAAAACCTGAGCTGCGCCGCAGCTCTGGCGCTGGCTGGTGGCGCGGTAAGCGCTGAAACTGTATTGATTCACGGTGAAGCTGGGCCCAACCGCGGTGCACGCGCCGACGCTTTGCAGTGGTTCGCCGATCAGGTCGCCGAGCGTTCGGACGGCGACATGCGATTCGACATCCAGTGGGGCGGGGCGCTGTTCAAAGCCAACGCCGCTGTGCAATCCATCGCCGATGGCGTGGCCGACACCGGTTCGGTCATCGCAGTCTACTACCCGCAAGAGATGGCCGGCTACGGCATCGCCGACCTGCCGGTGAACAACCCCGACGCTTGGGTCGGCATGCGCGCCACGGATGAGCTGATGCGCTCCAGCCAAGCGATCCAAGACGATCTGGCCGACAAGAACCTCGTCTATATCGGCACTTGGACCACCAGCCAGGTAAACATCGGCTGCAAGGGCGGCGCGATCAAATCCGTGGCGGATATCTCGGGCAAGAAGGTCCGCGGCGTGGGTGCTTACGGTAAGGTTTTCGGCGAGCAGGGCGCGAACATGGTCAACATGTCGATCTATGACGCCTACCAAGGGCTCGACACCGGGCTGATCGACTGTTCGCAGGGCTACAGCTATGCCGTGGCGGCCCTGAAGCAGGCCGAGGTGATGGACAGCTACACGATCCTCGACTGGGGTCAGGTCGGCGGTCTGGGCATCTTCATGAACAAGGACATGCACGACAGCCTGACGCCTGAGCAGCAGGAAACGCTGGCCTCTGTCGGGTCCGACATGGCGGATGAGTTTGGCCGAATGATCACAGAGGCCAACGACAACGCTATCGCTTCGATGAAAGAGCAGGGCGTCGAAGTCATCACCCTTCCCGGAGAAGACCGCACGCAACTCGTTGAAGCTGGCAAGAAGTTCCTCGACGAATGGGTGCAAACTGCCAGCTCTGCCGGTCTGCCGGGCGACGAACTGCTGGAAGAGTATAAGGGCCTTATCGCCAAATACACCGAGCAGCGCGATGCCGATGGCTATCCTTGGGAAGCCAAAAGCAACTGA